In Balaenoptera acutorostrata chromosome 19, mBalAcu1.1, whole genome shotgun sequence, the following proteins share a genomic window:
- the PTH2 gene encoding tuberoinfundibular peptide of 39 residues, with product METRQVPRSPRARLLLLLLLVSWGHRTASGAALPPAGVFRLHTPSRAWAGPVTPQSRRSLALADDAAFRERARLLAALERRHWLNSYMHKLLVLDAP from the exons ATGGAGACCCGCCAGGTACCCAGGAGCCCCCGGGCGcgactgctgctgctgctgctacttgTGTCCTGGGGCCACCGCACCGCCTCAGGAGCCGCCCTGCCTCCCGCGGGGGTCTTCAG ACTCCACACCCCCAGCCGGGCTTGGGCGGGTCCGGTCACCCCCCAGTCGCGGAGGAGCCTGGCGCTGGCGGACGACGCGGCCTTTCGGGAGCGCGCGCGGCTGCTGGCCGCCCTAGAGCGCCGCCACTGGCTGAACTCGTACATGCACAAGCTGCTGGTGCTGGACGCGCCCTGA